From Channa argus isolate prfri chromosome 18, Channa argus male v1.0, whole genome shotgun sequence, the proteins below share one genomic window:
- the nudcd3 gene encoding nudC domain-containing protein 3: protein MASPLEMTEMYDNALLGILQHVGNIQDFLQVYFGFLYRKTDFYRHLSSPQDKMGFPPGVAEKMVLKAFKLFEKLAQQDSERQLSEGSRRVPPAAQELEITAEHHEESEEQSTEAAPMESSSLDAGDVAAPALSELNARPEPDSSSSSSSSSHGQLDHGDQAAAATTNPAGRNQEKFQSDPDSYNGAVRENYSWSQDYSDVEVRVIVPKTVVKGRQVSVSLQAGSVRVCVREGAGETILMEGEFTHKINTENSLWSLEPGKCVLLSLSKTSEVWWNAVLKGEKEIDINQINRERSMATVDEDEHAVLDRLTFDYHQKLQGKPQSHEMKVHDMLKKGWDAEGSPFKGQKFDPSMFDIPPSAVQF from the exons ATGGCGTCGCCGCTGGAGATGACGGAGATGTACGACAACGCTCTGCTGGGAATCCTGCAGCATGTTGGGAACATCCAGGACTTTCTGCAGGTCTACTTTGGGTTTCTGTACCGAAAGACCGACTTTTATCGGCACTTATCGAGTCCCCAGGACAAGATGGGCTTCCCCCCAGGTGTGGCGGAGAAGATGGTGCTGAAG GCATTTAAGCTGTTTGAGAAACTGGCACAGCAGGACAGCGAGAGACAGCTGAGTGAGGGGAGTAGACGTGTTCCACCGGCAGCTCAAGAGCTGGAGATCACAGCGGAGCATCACGAGGAATCAGAGGAGCAGAGCACAGAAGCAGCACCAATGGAAAGCTCCTCTTTGGATGCAGGAGATGTTGCAGCTCCTGCCTTGTCAGAGTTGAACGCCAGGCCTGAGCccgacagcagcagcagcagcagcagcagcagtcatgGACAGTTAGATCATGGAGACCAGGCAGCTGCAGCCACCACTAACCCGGCGGGACG GAATCAAGAGAAGTTTCAGTCGGACCCTGACAGTTACAATGGGGCAGTGAGAGAAAACTACAGCTGGTCTCAGGACTACTCTGACGTGGAGGTCCGGGTCATTGTACCAAAGACTGTTGTTAAAGGCCGGCAG GTCAGTGTGAGTCTGCAGGCCGGcagtgtgcgagtgtgtgtgagggagggagCTGGAGAAACCATCCTAATGGAGGGAGAATTTACACACAAGATCAACACTGAAAACTCTCTATGGAGTCTGGAACCTGGgaagtgtgtgctt CTGTCTCTCAGTAAGACCTCTGAGGTTTGGTGGAACGCGGTGCTGAAAGGAGAGAAGGAGATTGACATAAACCAAATTAACCGCGAGCGCTCTATGGCGACGGTCGACGAAGACGAGCACGCTGTTCTGGACAGACTCACCTTCGACTACCATCAGAAGCTGCAGGGCAAACCACAGAGTCATGAGATG AAAGTGCATGACATGCTGAAGAAGGGCTGGGACGCTGAAGGCTCACCATTCAAAGGGCAGAAGTTCGACCCCTCCATGTTTGACATCCCCCCCAGTGCTGTGCAGTTCTGA
- the mrps24 gene encoding small ribosomal subunit protein uS3m, giving the protein MAVSFSSTVRLLNVLTRSNTSCTFSGSRGLHVSAVCCKNRAARIRVGKGDRPLTYEQALQPHQIGHRKGWLSQHTSNLKGEEGAAERTIEDVFIRRLIFGTFHGCLANEIVIKRRGNVLIICALMLQKLPPQKFYFLIGYSESLLSHFYKCPVKLEIQTLQDKAVYKYL; this is encoded by the exons ATGGCGGTGTCCTTCAGCAGCACAGTGAGGCTACTG AATGTTTTAACCAGGTCTAACACATCGTGCACCTTCTCTGGTAGCAGAGGCCTCCATGTCTCTGCAGTGTGCTGCAAG AACCGAGCAGCTCGTATTCGAGTGGGGAAAGGAGACAGACCTTTGACCTATGAACAAGCACTTCAGCCTCATCAAATTGGTCACCGCAAAGGATGGTTGTCACAGCACACAA GTAACCTCAAAGGAGAGGAGGGAGCAGCTGAGCGGACCATAGAGGATGTGTTCATTAGGAGATTAATTTTCGGGACCTTCCACGGCTGCCTGGCCAATGAGATCGTGATCAAACGACGTGGCAATGTGCTCATCATTTGCGCTTTAATGTTACAGAAACTCCCACCACAGAAGTTTTACTTCTTAATAGGCTACTCAGAGTCTCTGTTGTCCCACTTTTACAAATGTCCTGTCAAGTTAGAGATTCAGACCCTGCAAGATAAAGCTGTGTACAAGTACCTCTGA